The Xenopus laevis strain J_2021 chromosome 4L, Xenopus_laevis_v10.1, whole genome shotgun sequence genomic sequence AACTGTTGTCTCCTCTGATAACATAGACACAGGTTCCaatagtgcaggagatcaaaaagagagCCAAAATGAGCCCAAAAGGGAATTTCACACACCTCCctgtaaaacaggaaaagaagggACAACTGCCCCACCCTTTATTCCTTGGGTGAACATTCCACTGTGGCTTTACAGCAGTTGGTCTCACATTGCTATGCTAATGCTAATGGACAATATAGCACAGTTTGCCCAGGGTGTACCAAACACAAATATGCCTGTTTTCTAATGACAAGGAATGTGATGGAATTAAAACTAGATATGGCCATGACCACTGTATAATGGATATGTACTATGTTATTTGTAATGttatgtatattaattatatgtatgtttctttttcagagtACTAGTGGAAGAACGATTGTCCATTTACCCTGTAAAATGAAGAAGATACtgtgattttaaaattgatttttgtttcaacAGGTTGTAGATTTGTTTTAAGGAGCACAGCACCTGATGACTTTGTGTCTTACACTAAATAACCCTGATTAACTGGATAACTGTATTGTTTTTAAAACCACGTGGTACAATCAAtgagctcaatagtaaaataattgtttgcaaacaatttaaaaaacaatatttaaactcAATAACATCTCTTCACAATACTGGTGTCCTTGGTATATTATTAACTTTATTGTCCACaggtatttgtttttgttcatgtatttgtgttgttaaatgtaaatgtgtttatcttTGTTTTACATGTCTCTGTTTAGTGTTTTGTGTTAGTTTGTATACAGTATTAGTATCTTCATTGTTTTAATCAAAACACTGCTAAAAATAGCAGACCgtgtaattttgaattttttttttttgctctctacTTGCATAATGGTACCTATGTTTTTCGGTACCAAATGGGGGGTGATCATAGTTTTTCTTTCCTAAAGCCCACCAAAAgatacatgaaaatgtttttacaatttctattgttatttttgttttttttgcagctctcattttatgttattttttttaaacagaatgtaTTGAACAGATAATAATGCTACGCATATGGTCCTGCTCTTGCTCTTTTATTTCGAGGATCCATGAAACTACATAGAAAAAATTTGGGCCCTGGATCAACAGAGTTTGGTTATATTTTGAAAGGCAAATGTGTTTAGAacttttgaattttattaaaacaggttTCAGAACAACATTACTCACACATTGTTTAGGTTAAATGGAAAACATAGGGCACAACTTTCATCATAGAATAAGtatgtttatgtgtatatatatatatatatatatatatatatatatatatatatatatatatatatatatatatatatatatatatatatatatatatatatcactataagtatgttattaatatttgtttttagttaaTGATGTGGTTCGTTGTTTTTACATAGAAGtgaatttaaatataaagttagaaggcattatgtggataaaaataacattaatataaGAATATGCAGACTAGCGAACAAATGTCTGTAGtatataaagtttaatttgatGTTATGCTACATGAAATGCATGTGTATATGTCATGTGCAATGTTTGGTGGTATTGAAAACCGATGTTATTGCCATATCTTATCATGTGTGAATGTGAGTGAATGGTGTATTGTTGTATGTCCCCTGCCCATTGGCATAATACACCGAGAGAGCCACAGgtccgaagaggatttgccacaaCTTGCGAAGAGGATTTGCCACGACAGTAATTATGTTTGTTTTCATAGAATATCCAAAAGTATGTTTGTCATtctgacacacaaaaaaaaaaagtggggaatgtagtactgaattttggatattcaacaataagcccatacacgcaatgggttaacagatatttgcctttccatcaatggcaactgtgaaggtgcaagcctggacaacagtcatcctgccataaaacaatccttgtagctacagtaatgtccatatcaaagagatgcaaataactggacatactggtgtgggtgcagggatagcaagagttcccaagggaatgacactctgctggatcaacaaagggacacctggagcattgggttatgggatttctttcacagtgcatcctaacttgatttcagtcccttgtctatctaagaagagatgaaccatcttcaagaaaagctaacatcgacctgattggctgggactgtcttttgggtgtggctgttttgggaacagggtagtatgtttgtttgaatggtcttccttatgtgtatataaagagcattgtaaatactttattagttagtcactttccactcccttccattgcatccttccctatccctttctacctccctccatgttagttagttccctttatatgtaataccttttagttcctttgtaaataaataccacttatttaaagatcagtctgcctcaagtcattagcctggcacctcaaaatagagcagatccaacatattggcaccccagaTTTGACGATTTCAACTAAACCCATCATCGTAAGGAAAAGGAATCTGCTTGGCTGAGAAGATTTGAGAAGCCTGAGACTGACGCGTTAAAGGTCTGACCAGAAAAGAAAGCCTGGAGCCTAACACAGGTAAGTATATGTTTCTTTTATCCAATTTTAACTGAAAGTTGTTGTATTAGAtacgtttctgtttttttttagtggaaagaagTTAAGGAACACTTTTTGTAAggtagtaaggtcagttattgtgTAGAAGCTAAGGTATAGTTTGTTGTTGTTGCGAAGCTTAGTGTTTTGTTTGTGTAAGTAATTGTTTGTAGTGTGTATTGTTTGTTGTAAACATGGAATTTGTTGAAAGATATGTAAACAAATATGCCTCAGCTGATTACCATTCATGTGCAGATGAGTCTGTGACACATCAGTTTAAAAGTCTACTGACACAGTGTCAAAGGTAcaacaataaagtaaaatgtaatcatcttgcaaaaatggtaaagaaaattaaaatggctaatgAAATATTAGCATTATTAAAGATGAAAGTTATTGCTGAGAATAAGGCAGAACAGTGGAGAAATGAAAAGGTCCAGTTTAGAGAAGACTTGGAAAAGTTTGGTGAGTCAATTATTGTAGCAGCTAGCACTTCAGAAGAGCATATTTCAGAATTAGAAGAACTGAGGGAGAAGGTAGAACTGTTAGCCAAACAGAATGATTTGTTAGAAGAAAAGTTGAAGGATTGTGAGGAGAGGTGCAGGCTCAGAGAACAAGAGGTGATATCTTTAGAAAGCAAGGCTGGATATGAACTAAATGTCCCAGTAAGTGTCTGCCCTGTTACTGAGCAAGAGATAAAAGATGGAGAACAAGGTATAAGACCACAAACATTACCTAGTCCAACTCTCTTTAGCCCCCAATCAGAATGTGCCAGACAACGAATCAATAATACATATGTGCCAACTGATAATAATATTCATTCAAACTCAGCACTGAAAATACAAGAGGTTATAAGTTTGACCCAGATATTGGGAAAGTTTGACACTAATTTATCCCCTATTAGCCTTTACAATAAATTAGAAGCCGTGGTGAAACAATATAACCTTGGAAATAAAGATGCATGTGCCTTGCTTAGAGCATGGCTCCCATATCAGTTGGCTGCAGAACTTAGGCCTCCGGTTGGTAAGCACATTGGGACATTGTCCAATATCAATGAAAATTGGGGAAGTACCACTGAAAGGTTAAGAGAGTTGCAAAGGATTTTGGGTGGGCGTGATATAAGAGGTACAAATGCATTGGAGAATGCAAGGTATAGGAAAGGAGATGATCCAATGTTATTTTGCACTGATTATCTCTCCCTATATAAAGTTGTATTCAACTGCCCTGATATGTTGCCAGATGAGCCCAATTTCCTCTACTCAAtggcaaataaatgtaatgttgatTACAACACAAGAACTGCCCTTAGGTATGCCACCTCATAcaacaactttataaatacacttaGGGATTGGTCTCAGGAGTCTTTTGAATTCCAGAGACATATTTCtgttgcttataaaaaaaaacaaagcaggagATTTCCACTGAAATGTTACAGTTGTGGTAAGTATGGTCATATTGCTCGATTTGCAGAACTTCTGCCAATCAGCATGATACTTACCCAATCCATTCAATACAGAGACAAGAGGGGGATGCACAGGAAAATCTAAATGATTATCTCCTAGACCATAGCCCTCCCTCAGAGACTGAAACTGTTGTCTCCTCTGATAACATAGACACAGGTTCCaatagtgcaggagatcaaaaagagagCCAAAATGAGCCCAAAAGGGAATTTCACACACCTCCctgtaaaacaggaaaagaagggACAACTGCCCCACCCTTTATTCCTTGGGTGAACATTCCACTGTGGCTTTACAGCAGTTGGTCTCACATTGCTATGCTAATGCTAATGGACAATATAGCACAGTTTGCCCAGGGTGTACCAAACACAAATATGCCTGTTTTCTAATGACAAGGAATGTGATGGAATTAAAACTAGATATGGCCATGACCACTGTATAATGGATATGTACTATGTTATTTGTAATGttatgtatattaattatatgtatgtttctttttcagagtACTAGTGGAAGAACGATTGTCCATTTACCCTGTAAAATGAAGAAGATACtgtgattttaaaattgatttttgtttcaacAGGTTGTAGATTTGTTTTAAGGAGCACAGCACCTGATGACTTTGTGTCTTACACTAAATAACCCTGATTAACTGGATAACTGTATTGTTTTTAAAACCACGTGGTACAATCAAtgagctcaatagtaaaataattgtttgcaaacaatttaaaaaacaatatttaaactcAATAACATCTCTTCACAATACTGGTGTCCTTGGTATATTATTAACTTTATTGTCCACaggtatttgtttttgttcatgtatttgtgttgttaaatgtaaatgtgtttatcttTGTTTTACATGTCTCTGTTTAGTGTTTTGTGTTAGTTTGTATACAGTATTAGTATCTTCATTGTTTTAATCAAAACACTGCTAAAAATAGCAGACCgtgtaattttgaattttttttttttgctctctacTTGCATAATGGTACCTATGTTTTTCGGTACCAAATGGGGGGTGATCATAGTTTTTCTTTCCTAAAGCCCACCAAAAgatacatgaaaatgtttttacaatttctattgttatttttgttttttttgcagctctcattttatgttattttttttaaacagaatgtaTTGAACAGATAATAATGCTACGCATATGGTCCTGCTCTTGCTCTTTTATTTCGAGGATCCATGAAACTACATAGAAAAAATTTGGGCCCTGGATCAACAGAGTTTGGTTATATTTTGAAAGGCAAATGTGTTTAGAacttttgaattttattaaaacaggttTCAGAACAACATTACTCACACATTGTTTAGGTTAAATGGAAAACATAGGGCACAACTTTCATCATAGAATAAGtatgtttatgtgtatatatatatatatatatatatatatatatatatatatatatatatatatatatatatatatatatatatatcactataagtatgttattaatatttgtttttagttaaTGATGTGGTTCGTTGTTTTTACATAGAAGtgaatttaaatataaagttagaaggcattatgtggataaaaataacattaatataaGAATATGCAGACTAGCGAACAAATGTCTGTAGtatataaagtttaatttgatGTTATGCTACATGAAATGCATGTGTATATGTCATGTGCAATGTTTGGTGGTATTGAAAACCGATGTTATTGCCATATCTTATCATGTGTGAATGTGAGTGAATGGTGTATTGTTGTATGTCCCCTGCCCATTGGCATAATACACCGAGAGAGCCACAGgtccgaagaggatttgccacaaCTTGCGAAGAGGATTTGCCACGACAGTAATTATGTTTGTTTTCATAGAATATCCAAAAGTATGTTTGTCATtctgacacacaaaaaaaaaaagtggggaatgtagtactgaattttggatattcaacaataagcccatacacgcaatgggttaacagatatttgcctttccatcaatggcaactgtgaaggtgcaagcctggacaacagtcatcctgccataaaacaatccttgtagctacagtaatgtccatatcaaagagatgcaaataactggacatactggtgtgggtgcagggatagcaagagttcccaagggaatgacactctgctggatcaacaaagggacacctggagcattgggttatgggatttctttcacaatgcatcctaacttgatttcagtcccttgtctatctaagaagagatgaaccatcttcaagaaaagctaacatcgacctgattggctgggactgtcttttgggtgtggctgttttgggaacagggtagtatgtttgtttgaatggtcttccttatgtgtatataaagagcattgtaaatactttattagttagtcactttccactcccttccattgcatccttccctatccctttctacctccctccatgttagttagttccctttatatgtaataccttttagttcctttttaaataaataccacttatttaaagatcagtctgcctcaagtcattagcctggcacctcaaaatagagcagatccaacacTTATGTATAATACAATTTTTATGGATTCAGAAAACTGAATCTTCCTCAAAAGATTTCTCCATATCCCAAACTaattagagcaaaaaaaatgcatgcacAAAGTGTACAAAAAATGTCAATTTACATATATCACATGATCTAAAGTcacattattttaaaagtttagatTTGGTTCATCCACAGATTGCTGTCACAGATTAAAAATCAATTAAGGGCTTAAAAATCAATTAAGTGTTTTTATCACTCAGAGGGAAGATCTGACGTTTTGGTCAGCAATCTGACCTTTTTCATACTTTGCTGACTGAAACGTCAGGTCTTCCCACTGTGAAATAAAAACACTTAattgatttttaagacctgtgagtgcgagacTTACTccagttttacatttttgttctatGTTTTAGCACCCAGGCATCGTTAATTTATTTTTGACGAGAGTGCTGCTATcccattggtatatatatatatatatatatatatatatatttatatatatatatatatatatatatatatatatatatatatatatatatatagcaaaagaacctcactcacaggacttttcaaaggtgcaaaatcaaaaagatgtttattttaacatttcggctattcacttaagtcGTCATCAGGAagtcctgatatatatatatatatatatatatatatatatatatatacacatacacagtctTAAGGAGCGAGCACCATTAGCCAGAGTTACAACCTGGGTGCTAATCTgaagaaaattaaatatagatgcaatgtgacagcactccaaggatttacaGCATGAAACTCAATTAGGCAAATAagggtttattgtgtccaaataAACCTTGGATTGAGTTTCATGCtgtaaatccttggagtgctgtcacattgCATctatatattgtggtatggtgacaaaaaggttcccagtttcctggggaaaagtgattgatggtatgtatgttggtagtgctcttagcagagaaacactatgtctctctgcaaggtttttgtaattgatgatccgggactggtcttactggggtAGATAGGGTGGGGCAGATTCCCAAATCCAtgggccaggttttcaagaggccttAGCCCTATtaagtacacctgatgctgagcagcagtgctgaatgtgtgtgagacaaactgctggagtgctcagcttcaggagagaaagaaaaacttttattttgtgttagccaggaggatggatatttctgttgaactgctggTTTTTGGTTACCtaccccctgcgaggggaaatttctgcagccgctggaaaataaacgcgggcaggaagcccttaaacagATCCTGGTGCGTGAAGTCacctcatttgcagcctaccagcaagtgaacccccacaatatatatatatatatatatatatatatatatatatatatatatatatatatatatatatatatatatatatatatatatatatatacatacacacacaccttgaCTATTCTGTCTGCACATGCTGTACCAGTAGCTCCCACCTCTGGGTGCTGTGTAGAGGTTGAATCATAGGAAAAAGCCATAGACTCACGCAATCCGGTTCTTGCTtcactttattaatttatatatgaaTTAATAAAGTGAAGCAAGAACCGAAGGGATGATATATCATCACTTCCTGAGGATGGCTAAAGTTTGGTAGCcaaaacgttgaggaataaatcacagcccttgcggctttttttcatgacagtcctgtgagtgcggtctcttTTCACACCTTATATGTAAGTTTTTACCGGCACCCAGGCATTTAACAGCTTTATTGAGGAGTGCACCAGcttggatctctctctctctctctctctctctctctctctctctctctctctctctctctctctctctctctctctctctctctctctctctctctctctctctctctctctctctctctctctctctctctctctggtgaccctggcgttcttttcactattttgggccatccatttaagtggggcatggtcagtgacaagtttgaactgcctccctaacagatagtatctcaagctctccagtgcccacttgatggccaggcactctctctctacaatggcatacctgcgttcagcgaaggttagcttcctgcttaggtatgctactgggtgttcttccccattcactacttgtgacagaacagcccctaacccaacttcagaagcatcaatctgtacaagaaactctttcttgaagtcaggagctatcagcacaggatatctgcacagggatgccgtcaagtttagaaaggcttcctctgcctctggggtccatgtaactgttccagctttactcccttttgtgaggtcagtaagcggggcttctagggtggcaaaattggggacaaacctcctgtaatatcccactatcccaagaaaggccctcACTTGCTTCTTGGATTTGAGCAGGGGCCACCcctgaattccctcaattttggacacctgtggcttgactacccctcttccaataacataccccaaatagcgggcctcttctaaccccattgcacactttttgggatttgctgtcagaccagccttccagatagagtcaaggaccgcttgtacccggggcaaatgactttcccagtctgggctaaagataaccacatcatccaggtaagctgaagcatatcctcgatgtggtttgagaatgcgttccatcattctctggaacgttgctggggccccatgtaaaccaaacggtaagcgtttatattgccactgcccctcaggagTGGACAACAcagtcttctctttggccccttcagtgaggggtacctgccagtaccccttggtaagatctagggtggtaatgtagtgggcctgccctagcctttctatcaATTCGTCAACCCGgggcattggatatgcatcaaacttgctgacctcatttaactttctgaagtcattgcaaaatcggatgctaccatccggttttgggacaaggacaatggggctggaccattcactatgggacttctcaattacatccagctccaacatccttctaatctcctctgtcactgcctggcGTCATGCCTCGGGTATCCTATaaggtttaacattgactttaaccccaggtcTAGTTATAATGTtatgtttaataatatcagtaagcccaggctggtctgagaatatttgtctattccggatcagaaactctttcatcttctgcttctgactgttagtgagggtctcagccacttttacctcaggcacctgtgggatctttacctctacaactgcaggacaggcggacagcgattccctatccttccagggcttaattaagttaacatgatagagctgctcttttttccgcttgtctggttgggacaccttataattaatgtcccctacgcgttctataatctcgtaggggccttgccatttggccaggaacttactttccactGTAAAaaccaggactaacaccctgtccccaggatggaaagttcggacacgagccgatctattatatatgcggctttgagcttgctgggcctgaagcatatgttctctcacACGGGGCATTACCTTTGCAAGAcggtcctgcatgtctgcaacatgctctaCCACACTTTTGTGTGGGGTGGCTTCAGATTCTCATGTCTCCTTTGCCACGTCCAACAGCCCTCGTGGGTGGCGGCCATACAacaactcaaagggtgaaaaccctgtagaggcctgtgggacttctctaaaggcaaacatgagatatggaagtaaacaatcccagttcctcccatctttatccaccactttttttaacatccccttaagggtcttgttgaacctttccaccaaacccgtcagtttggggatgatacacatatgtgcgtaactgttttatttggagaaacctgcacaattccttcatcaccctagacatgaagggagtctcctgatctgtaaggatctcttTCGGAATTCCTGTGCAggtgaacatgtggaacagctctcgagctatggtctttgaagaggtgttccttaaggggacagcctctggataccgagtggcgtagtccattactaccaaaatatactgatgccccctagccgattttattagtggccctaccaagtccatggcaatGCGATCAAATGGAATTTCGATTACAGGTAAGGGAACTAATGGGCTGCGAAAATGGGGCAATGGGGCTGATTTCTGACACTCTGGCatgattcacaatagttctttacatCTGCATGATGATGGCCAAAAGAACCGCTGTAGCATTCggtctttggttttctcatacgctaggtggccacctagtggatgagaatgggccagattgagaactgttctcctatatggctgcgggaccactagctgttccacaatatctcctcgaaccttatccacatggtaaagcaagtcattttgtacagcaaggtggggaaatacacagtctaccccaggattttcggggttcccatttttaaccttgacattttcccaagctttagtgagtgtcgggtcccttagctgggcagttccgaagttatcccgggagacctctagctcaggtatgctaggttcctcaatggtctccgcagttacctcagattcaccagctaatacagctaagggactcactatcttccaacccatcctcggtaccacttacaataacacctgacatgggtggttctgttttctctcccccagaCACTCTATTGTCCTTAACAGTTTCTATAGACGTTtccagttcaatagggtgggGTTTCACCTCACCATGCTCAAAACTTTCTTTAGTCTCTGGAGCTTGCTCCTGGCATAGTTCACGAAATAAGGgaaagtctctgcccaaaattacactgtgcaagagtatgggagacactgccacttcatggcacacagtccctgcgggggtcacaaaagtcactatggctgtggggtatttcttacagtccccatttacacacaccactcctactTGATGCTGCGTTAAAGGACAGTCCTTCAGCagctgtgtgtttaccagtgtgactaagctacctgtgtctaatagtgcattcacagtgcgcttaccaa encodes the following:
- the LOC121402994 gene encoding posterior protein-like — its product is MEFVERYVNKYASADYHSCADESVTHQFKSLLTQCQRYNNKVKCNHLAKMVKKIKMANEILALLKMKVIAENKAEQWRNEKVQFREDLEKFGESIIVAASTSEEHISELEELREKVELLAKQNDLLEEKLKDCEERCRLREQEVISLESKAGYELNVPVSVCPVTEQEIKDGEQGIRPQTLPSPTLFSPQSECARQRINNTYVPTDNNIHSNSALKIQEVISLTQILGKFDTNLSPISLYNKLEAVVKQYNLGNKDACALLRAWLPYQLAAELRPPVGKHIGTLSNINENWGSTTERLRELQRILGGRDIRGTNALENARYRKGDDPMLFCTDYLSLYKVVFNCPDMLPDEPNFLYSMANKCNVDYNTRTALRYATSYNNFINTLRDWSQESFEFQRHISVAYKKKQSRRFPLKCYSCGKYGHIARFAELLPISMILTQSIQYRDKRGMHRKI